A single region of the Sphingobium sp. EP60837 genome encodes:
- a CDS encoding PA0069 family radical SAM protein — translation MATEKGRGATLNGESRRFNLAEHIADGDWLDALELVDGAKPRRRTEVTVERPRTIISRNKSPDLSFTQSINAYRGCEHGCIYCFARPTHAYHDLSPGLDFETRLFAKPDAPALLRAELSKPSYNVSPIAMGTNTDPYQPIEKDWKITRQCIEILVECGHPLFITTKSDRVLRDIDLLTRLARDRLVAVMVSVTTLDPKVARTLEPRAAHPLRRVEAIRQLASAGVPVVASISPIIPAITDHEIESIIETVASAGARDATFIPIRLPHEVAPLFRAWLQEHYPDRSARIMHILHEIRGGRDNDPNFGTRMRGQGVWADLIRTRFIKARKRAGFSGERLTLRTDLFRRPQGRQLQLF, via the coding sequence ATGGCTACGGAGAAGGGACGAGGCGCAACGCTGAACGGCGAAAGCCGCCGGTTCAATCTTGCCGAACATATCGCGGACGGCGACTGGCTCGATGCACTGGAACTGGTCGATGGCGCAAAGCCGCGCCGCCGAACAGAAGTAACCGTAGAGCGTCCGCGGACCATCATCAGCCGCAACAAGTCCCCCGACCTCTCCTTCACACAATCTATCAACGCCTATCGGGGCTGCGAGCATGGCTGCATCTACTGCTTTGCTCGGCCCACCCACGCCTATCACGACCTGTCGCCTGGGTTGGATTTTGAAACACGATTGTTCGCGAAGCCCGATGCGCCGGCTCTGCTGAGAGCAGAACTGTCAAAGCCATCATATAATGTCTCTCCCATCGCCATGGGAACGAACACCGATCCCTATCAGCCGATAGAAAAAGATTGGAAGATTACGCGACAATGCATTGAAATACTTGTAGAATGTGGCCACCCTCTCTTCATAACGACGAAGTCAGACCGGGTCCTGCGCGACATCGACCTGCTTACCCGATTGGCCCGCGATCGCCTTGTCGCGGTCATGGTGTCGGTCACCACATTGGACCCGAAAGTTGCGCGCACCTTGGAACCACGCGCCGCCCATCCCCTCCGGCGCGTCGAGGCCATCCGCCAGTTGGCATCCGCAGGCGTTCCCGTTGTCGCCAGCATATCGCCGATCATTCCAGCGATCACTGATCACGAGATCGAATCCATTATCGAAACGGTCGCCTCAGCCGGCGCCCGCGACGCCACGTTCATTCCTATCCGCCTCCCCCACGAAGTCGCCCCCCTCTTCCGCGCCTGGCTACAGGAACATTACCCCGACAGATCCGCGCGTATCATGCATATCCTTCATGAAATCAGGGGTGGTCGCGATAATGATCCGAATTTCGGCACCCGAATGCGCGGTCAAGGAGTCTGGGCCGACCTGATCCGAACGCGCTTCATCAAAGCACGGAAGCGAGCAGGTTTCTCCGGCGAGCGACTAACTCTCCGAACCGACCTGTTCCGCCGCCCGCAAGGGCGACAGCTTCAACTTTTTTGA
- the moaB gene encoding molybdenum cofactor biosynthesis protein B produces the protein MPIDEGRPFLPVRIALLTVSDTRGLAEDRSGDILAERIKSAGHILATRHIERDDCSAIVARLHSWIDDPQIDCVITTGGTGVTGRDVTPEALAQVQDKEIPGFGELFRWLSYQTIGTSTIQSRATACVARGTYIFALPGSTGAVKDAWDGILSSQLDSRFRPCNFVELMPRLMER, from the coding sequence ATGCCGATCGATGAAGGCCGGCCATTTTTGCCGGTACGCATCGCGCTTCTCACTGTGTCAGACACCCGCGGCCTGGCGGAAGACCGATCGGGCGACATACTCGCTGAACGGATAAAAAGCGCCGGTCACATATTGGCTACGCGCCACATCGAACGGGATGACTGCTCGGCGATCGTTGCGCGCCTTCACAGCTGGATCGACGACCCGCAGATCGACTGCGTCATCACAACCGGAGGCACCGGGGTCACAGGGCGGGACGTGACGCCAGAAGCGCTTGCACAGGTACAGGACAAAGAAATCCCCGGCTTCGGCGAGCTGTTCCGCTGGCTCAGCTATCAGACCATCGGCACCTCCACCATCCAGTCCCGCGCCACCGCCTGCGTTGCGCGCGGCACCTATATATTCGCGCTTCCCGGATCGACCGGCGCAGTCAAGGATGCGTGGGACGGCATCCTCTCCAGCCAGCTCGACAGCCGCTTTCGTCCCTGTAATTTCGTCGAACTGATGCCCCGTCTGATGGAGCGTTGA
- a CDS encoding lytic transglycosylase domain-containing protein: MIRALTRSSILALAAVGAAAALPVQADTTTFPAALTPGARSPLQIDDADKARYNAIFAALSGQQWPEAKAMILALDPQDPVRSVALSDLYVAKDSPRVELFDLLELINKSAWLPSADQLSRMAQKRGATILPILPQVQKMVWLGSAPRREYVSTTKTDLAAQALVGQMTPFIKNDDPAGAEMLLATGEMGLTPEGLTEVRQRVAWTYYIESDDANARRMAAKALETRAGGDWSVQAHWTTGLAAWRQNDCTAAAPAFANVAAMAGNADMRAAGAYWAARAYMVCGQAEKVEALLKTAARSDETFYGLLARETLGMPVGGVKVTSRFGSADWQQLKDSPNVRAAVAMAAIGQTAKADQFIRHQARIGGAGQYDALLKLANALNMPATQLWLAHNGPAGKQPGSFARFPAPDWRPDGGWRVDPALIYAHTLQESGFRSDVVSSAGARGLMQVLPGTGSDMGLASPAQLFVPSTNMEYGQRYLENLRNMSATGGLLPKVMAAYNAGPLPVERWNSEVKDNGDPLLFIESLPYYETRAYVNTVMRNYWMYQIQAKGSAECLTGMAQGMWPAFPTAKGVRMVRLTQKGNLAAPSIAGGSD; encoded by the coding sequence GTGATTCGCGCCCTTACACGATCATCCATCCTCGCCCTCGCCGCCGTTGGCGCAGCCGCCGCCCTGCCCGTCCAAGCGGATACGACCACCTTTCCCGCCGCCTTGACCCCCGGCGCACGATCGCCACTCCAGATCGATGACGCAGACAAGGCGCGGTATAATGCCATTTTCGCCGCCCTGTCGGGTCAGCAATGGCCGGAAGCCAAGGCGATGATCCTGGCGCTCGATCCGCAGGACCCTGTCCGGTCCGTCGCCCTCTCGGACCTTTATGTTGCGAAGGATTCCCCGCGCGTAGAGCTGTTCGACCTTCTGGAACTCATCAACAAGTCGGCCTGGCTGCCCAGCGCCGATCAGCTTTCGCGTATGGCGCAAAAGCGCGGTGCGACCATCCTGCCTATCCTGCCCCAGGTGCAGAAGATGGTCTGGCTCGGCTCCGCGCCCCGCCGCGAATATGTCTCCACTACCAAGACCGATCTGGCTGCTCAGGCGCTGGTTGGGCAGATGACCCCCTTCATCAAAAATGATGATCCTGCCGGCGCCGAAATGCTTCTTGCGACAGGTGAGATGGGCCTGACTCCTGAGGGCCTGACCGAGGTGCGCCAGCGTGTCGCCTGGACCTATTATATCGAAAGCGATGACGCGAACGCCCGCCGCATGGCCGCCAAGGCGCTCGAAACGCGCGCGGGCGGCGATTGGTCGGTACAGGCGCACTGGACGACCGGCCTCGCCGCATGGCGTCAGAATGATTGCACCGCCGCTGCGCCTGCTTTCGCCAATGTCGCCGCCATGGCCGGAAATGCCGACATGCGCGCCGCAGGCGCCTATTGGGCCGCCCGCGCCTATATGGTTTGCGGACAGGCCGAAAAGGTCGAAGCTCTGCTGAAGACCGCAGCCCGTTCAGACGAAACTTTCTATGGTCTGCTCGCCCGCGAGACGCTCGGGATGCCGGTCGGTGGCGTCAAGGTCACGTCGCGCTTCGGCTCGGCTGACTGGCAGCAGTTGAAGGACAGCCCCAATGTTCGCGCCGCCGTCGCTATGGCCGCCATCGGCCAGACAGCAAAGGCCGATCAGTTTATAAGGCATCAGGCCCGCATCGGTGGGGCAGGTCAATATGATGCACTGCTCAAGCTGGCGAACGCGCTGAACATGCCCGCAACCCAGCTTTGGCTCGCCCATAATGGCCCTGCAGGCAAGCAACCCGGCAGCTTCGCTCGCTTTCCTGCACCTGATTGGCGTCCGGACGGTGGCTGGCGCGTCGATCCGGCGCTGATCTACGCCCATACGCTTCAGGAATCGGGTTTTCGCAGCGATGTGGTTAGCAGCGCAGGCGCACGCGGGCTGATGCAGGTTCTACCCGGCACCGGTAGCGACATGGGACTTGCGTCCCCCGCACAGCTTTTCGTGCCCTCGACCAACATGGAATATGGCCAGCGCTATCTGGAAAATCTCCGCAACATGAGCGCGACCGGCGGGCTGCTGCCCAAGGTCATGGCCGCCTATAATGCTGGGCCGCTTCCGGTCGAACGGTGGAACAGCGAAGTGAAGGACAATGGCGACCCGCTGCTCTTCATCGAATCGCTGCCCTATTATGAAACTCGGGCCTATGTGAACACCGTGATGCGCAACTACTGGATGTATCAGATCCAGGCGAAGGGCAGCGCCGAATGCCTTACCGGCATGGCGCAGGGCATGTGGCCCGCCTTCCCCACCGCCAAGGGCGTGCGCATGGTCCGCCTGACGCAAAAGGGGAATTTGGCGGCGCCTAGCATTGCTGGCGGCTCCGACTGA
- a CDS encoding uracil-DNA glycosylase family protein, protein MQEDMAAAANAYLAWWDMAGVDCAIDEAAVNWLRPAAISLSPSPPTAVPAEARPATLEEFRIWLAQSPDQPERRWPGVPILPEGQTKSPLMVITDMPDPADMEAGSLLADRAGRLFDAMLAAIGLSRDNICLASLFSSRPPGGMVEAADLSIAADRMRTLVSLATPDRLLIMGDRTIRTFLPVQDKAGMDNLHFFNHDGGIVPALATFHPRLLLGQPAAKVESWRTLQRLVEEMHK, encoded by the coding sequence ATGCAGGAAGACATGGCGGCCGCCGCCAACGCCTATCTGGCGTGGTGGGATATGGCAGGCGTCGATTGTGCGATCGATGAGGCAGCCGTGAACTGGCTGCGCCCGGCGGCAATCAGTCTCTCGCCTTCGCCTCCTACGGCAGTGCCTGCAGAGGCAAGACCCGCCACACTCGAAGAATTTAGAATATGGCTCGCCCAGTCCCCCGACCAGCCTGAACGCCGCTGGCCCGGCGTGCCGATCCTGCCGGAAGGGCAAACCAAATCGCCGCTGATGGTGATCACCGACATGCCGGACCCTGCGGATATGGAAGCGGGATCATTGCTCGCGGATCGCGCTGGCCGCCTGTTCGACGCGATGCTGGCCGCGATCGGCCTTTCACGCGACAATATCTGTCTCGCGTCGCTCTTCTCCTCCCGCCCGCCAGGCGGCATGGTGGAGGCGGCGGACCTCAGCATCGCGGCGGACCGCATGCGCACCCTTGTTTCGCTCGCTACGCCCGATCGACTGTTGATTATGGGCGACAGGACGATCCGCACCTTCCTTCCTGTCCAAGACAAGGCTGGAATGGATAATTTACACTTTTTTAACCATGATGGCGGCATTGTGCCTGCCCTTGCCACTTTCCATCCGCGGCTGTTGCTGGGACAACCTGCGGCGAAGGTGGAAAGTTGGAGGACTTTGCAACGCCTGGTCGAGGAAATGCATAAGTGA
- a CDS encoding electron transfer flavoprotein-ubiquinone oxidoreductase: protein MSERESMPYDIVIVGGGPAGLSAAIRLKQLANDAGQELAVCVLEKGSEIGAHILSGAVIDPKALDELLPDWRDMGCSLADVPVRDNQHWFLTKRGKLPVPHISTPRWMHNKGTYTGSLGNLCRWLAEQAEGLGVEIFPGFAAAEILYNEDGSVKGVATGDMGIDREGNRKPDYQPGLELHAKYTFFAEGARGHLTKILKRQFDLDKDCEPQVYGLGMKELWDIDPAKHKPGLVIHTQGWPLTDAYGGGFLYHQANGQVALGFVVGLGYRNPYLYPFEEFQRWKQHPAIREYLEGGRRVSYGARAINEGGWQSVPKLVFPGGALIGCSAGFVNVPRIKGTHTAMKSGMLAAEAAFEAIQNERARDVLDDYDARLRSSWVADELTLVKNAEPLLAKFGNTIGTLLAGVDMWMRTLKIGLPFTMKHKPDCEKIWPKEIGHKIDYPKPDGVVSFDRLSSVFLSNTNHEEDQPVHLQLKDPSIPISYNLPLYDEPAQRYCPAGVYEVVGLEEGNPRFQINAQNCVHCKTCDIKDPTQNINWVVPEGGGGPNYPNM from the coding sequence ATGAGCGAACGGGAATCGATGCCCTATGACATCGTCATCGTCGGCGGGGGACCGGCGGGGCTGTCCGCGGCGATCAGGCTGAAGCAACTGGCCAATGACGCAGGGCAGGAATTGGCCGTGTGCGTTCTGGAGAAGGGCTCGGAAATCGGCGCCCATATCCTGTCGGGCGCGGTCATCGATCCCAAGGCGCTGGACGAACTGTTGCCTGACTGGCGCGACATGGGCTGTTCGCTGGCAGATGTTCCGGTCCGCGACAATCAGCACTGGTTCCTGACGAAGCGCGGAAAGCTGCCCGTGCCGCATATTTCGACGCCGCGCTGGATGCATAACAAGGGCACCTACACCGGGTCGCTCGGCAATCTCTGCCGCTGGCTGGCCGAGCAGGCCGAAGGACTGGGGGTCGAGATCTTCCCGGGCTTTGCCGCCGCCGAAATCCTCTACAATGAGGATGGGTCGGTGAAGGGTGTCGCGACCGGGGACATGGGCATCGATCGCGAAGGCAATCGCAAGCCGGACTATCAGCCGGGCCTGGAACTGCACGCCAAATACACCTTCTTCGCCGAAGGTGCGCGCGGGCACCTGACCAAGATCCTGAAGCGCCAGTTCGATCTGGACAAGGATTGCGAGCCTCAGGTGTACGGCCTGGGCATGAAGGAATTGTGGGACATCGATCCCGCCAAGCACAAGCCGGGCCTCGTTATCCACACGCAGGGCTGGCCGCTGACGGATGCCTATGGCGGCGGGTTTCTTTACCACCAGGCCAATGGGCAAGTGGCCTTGGGCTTCGTCGTGGGCCTTGGCTACCGCAATCCCTATCTTTACCCGTTCGAGGAATTCCAGCGCTGGAAGCAGCACCCGGCGATCCGTGAATATCTGGAAGGCGGCCGCCGCGTGTCCTACGGCGCACGCGCGATCAACGAGGGTGGCTGGCAATCAGTCCCGAAGCTGGTTTTCCCCGGCGGCGCGCTGATCGGCTGCTCGGCGGGCTTCGTCAATGTGCCGCGCATCAAGGGCACGCATACCGCTATGAAGTCGGGCATGCTTGCCGCCGAGGCAGCGTTTGAGGCCATCCAGAATGAGCGCGCGCGCGATGTGCTGGACGATTACGACGCACGCCTGCGTTCCAGTTGGGTCGCTGACGAACTGACGCTGGTCAAGAATGCCGAGCCGTTGCTCGCCAAGTTCGGCAACACGATCGGCACGCTGCTCGCGGGCGTCGATATGTGGATGCGCACGCTGAAAATCGGCCTGCCCTTCACGATGAAACACAAGCCGGATTGCGAGAAGATCTGGCCCAAGGAAATCGGCCACAAGATCGATTATCCCAAGCCCGATGGAGTCGTCAGCTTCGACAGGCTGTCGTCGGTCTTCCTGTCGAACACCAATCATGAGGAGGATCAGCCGGTTCACCTGCAGCTGAAGGATCCGTCGATTCCGATCAGCTACAACCTGCCCCTTTATGACGAACCGGCGCAGCGCTATTGTCCTGCGGGCGTTTATGAAGTGGTTGGGCTGGAGGAAGGCAATCCTCGTTTCCAGATTAACGCGCAGAATTGCGTCCACTGCAAGACGTGCGACATCAAGGATCCGACGCAGAACATCAACTGGGTCGTGCCCGAAGGCGGTGGAGGCCCGAACTATCCCAACATGTAG
- a CDS encoding tetratricopeptide repeat protein, producing MLLPMLPVFPAGASVDRTSALHSYARGRLADSDGATAIALRNYRDAQAAAPASLEVARRSYLHSLISGDMPLAIRSARLLDSNGVLPRDGTLLFLCDALIRKDWGAARQVTDRMAAEGNFGFLAPIVRSWIALGEGRVAPPAIDPANRYASLARRYIDEHVALQALGRGKLVEAGPAINRALALRTVDLPELRLTFAGQLAARGARAEAIALLIEGQAAYARARADVARGRSGGTASGPLAPRQGFARLLVRLAVDISSDDSTRLLGIRLARIASFANPEGADGALALAQLLTDAGYADRGVAEARKVATDDWFGSLGQAALVDALAASGNRAAAIVLARSLAEAPGADSERLVRFGQLLAQAKDFGGAADAFRKAEGRFPADAVPWALLLFQGSALEQAGRWDEARAVLERAAKIAPEEPAVLNYLGYAQVERRKNVAAALELLKKASALKPEDASITDSLGWAQFITGDVAAALPVLERAAEGAPADATINEHLGDALWAAGRRYEARYAWRAAAVSAEGPAATRLNAKAREGMKPEHAAP from the coding sequence ATGCTGCTGCCGATGCTGCCGGTCTTTCCGGCTGGCGCATCGGTGGACCGAACGAGCGCGCTGCATTCCTATGCGCGAGGAAGGCTGGCCGATAGCGATGGGGCGACGGCGATTGCGCTGCGCAACTATCGCGATGCGCAGGCTGCAGCACCGGCTAGCCTTGAAGTCGCCCGGCGCTCTTATCTACATAGCCTGATCAGCGGTGACATGCCGCTGGCGATTCGGTCGGCAAGGTTGCTCGACAGCAATGGCGTGCTGCCCAGGGACGGGACGCTGCTATTCCTGTGCGATGCGCTGATCCGCAAGGATTGGGGCGCGGCGCGGCAAGTGACCGACCGGATGGCGGCCGAGGGGAATTTCGGGTTCCTCGCACCGATCGTGCGCAGCTGGATTGCGCTGGGCGAGGGAAGGGTCGCGCCGCCTGCGATTGATCCGGCCAACCGTTATGCGTCCTTGGCCCGACGCTATATCGATGAACATGTGGCGCTGCAGGCGCTAGGGCGCGGAAAGTTGGTGGAGGCTGGTCCCGCGATCAATCGCGCGCTCGCGTTACGAACCGTGGACTTGCCAGAGCTCCGACTGACTTTCGCCGGACAGTTGGCTGCGCGAGGCGCGAGGGCGGAGGCGATCGCGCTGCTGATAGAGGGCCAAGCTGCTTATGCGCGGGCGCGCGCCGATGTGGCGCGTGGCCGCAGCGGTGGGACGGCAAGCGGCCCGCTAGCGCCCCGGCAGGGCTTTGCGCGACTGCTGGTGCGGCTGGCGGTGGACATTTCCTCCGACGATAGCACGCGTCTGCTAGGGATCAGGCTGGCCAGGATCGCGAGCTTCGCCAACCCGGAAGGGGCGGATGGCGCGTTGGCGCTGGCGCAGTTGCTGACCGACGCGGGCTATGCCGACCGTGGCGTGGCCGAAGCGCGGAAAGTTGCGACGGATGACTGGTTTGGTTCGCTAGGCCAGGCAGCGCTGGTCGATGCATTGGCCGCGTCGGGGAACCGAGCAGCGGCGATAGTGCTCGCTCGCTCGCTGGCGGAAGCGCCGGGCGCGGACTCCGAAAGGTTGGTACGGTTTGGGCAGTTGCTTGCGCAGGCGAAGGATTTTGGTGGTGCCGCCGACGCGTTCCGAAAGGCGGAAGGACGGTTCCCGGCAGACGCCGTGCCTTGGGCATTGCTGCTGTTTCAAGGGAGCGCGCTGGAGCAGGCGGGACGTTGGGATGAAGCGCGGGCAGTGCTGGAGCGCGCTGCGAAAATCGCGCCAGAAGAGCCCGCGGTGCTCAATTATTTGGGCTATGCTCAGGTCGAGCGGCGGAAAAATGTCGCCGCCGCGCTGGAGTTGTTGAAGAAGGCGAGCGCTCTCAAACCCGAAGACGCGTCAATCACGGATTCGCTTGGATGGGCGCAATTTATCACCGGCGATGTCGCAGCCGCTCTTCCAGTCTTGGAGCGTGCGGCAGAGGGTGCGCCTGCTGACGCTACGATCAACGAGCATCTGGGCGACGCGCTGTGGGCAGCAGGCCGCCGTTATGAGGCGCGCTATGCCTGGCGGGCGGCTGCGGTCTCCGCCGAGGGGCCCGCCGCCACGCGCCTGAACGCGAAGGCGAGAGAAGGGATGAAGCCTGAACATGCCGCTCCTTGA